In a genomic window of Seriola aureovittata isolate HTS-2021-v1 ecotype China chromosome 11, ASM2101889v1, whole genome shotgun sequence:
- the pikfyve gene encoding 1-phosphatidylinositol 3-phosphate 5-kinase isoform X7, translated as MFPIFTRRSSSNMAADDKSSSSSSTDWSVEPPVISPTSPSHLTHFKPLTPEQDEPPLRSAYSSFVNLFRFNNKEEGRPPSAAGSDKPDVPPPSPQSEGRSWSSSPSHSLYGSRTRRKQHPEHLRRTSTASDGSRKSDTPLSNHDPRTAVQLRTALKRLKEIMEGKSQDSDLKQYWMPDSQCKECYDCNEKFTTFRRRHHCRLCGQIFCSRCCNQEIPGKFMGYTGDLRACTYCRKIALSYAHSADSGSIGEDLSALSDSPCSVCVLEPSEPRTPVGGRKASRNIFLEEDQTWQSMIHQEPQSSGLASRLTTLQEDVGKSPARKRSASVTTLSLDRSGSSMVPSYDSSVSPPTSRAMSGTKSGAKLDHSEEERKILLDSSQLKDLWKKICNNSTGMEFQDHRYWLRTYPNCIVGKELVNWLLRNGTISTRAQAIAIGQALVDGRWLDCVTHHDQLFRDEYALYRPLQSTEFSETPSPDSDSVNSLEGHSEPSWFKDIKFDDSDTEQLADEAEYNMPNSASPSKRTSVSSFQSVVDSDSAASINLNMEQNNVNFHIKKQSKYPHVPPAAEQKAEFLVSEDGGQNIVISDAFIKESLFNRRVEEKAKEMLFTPLGWHHSSLDQLREENGEKKAMERLLSANHSHMMALLQQLLYSESLSLSWRDIIVPVVRQVVQTVRPDVRNCDDDMDIRQLVHIKKIPGGRKFDSAVVNGFVCTKNIAHKKMNPYIKNPKILLLKCSIEYLYREETKFTCIDPIVLQEREFLKNYVQRIVDVRPTLVLVEKTVSRIAQDMLLEHGITLVINVKPQVLDRVSRMTQGDLVMSMDQLLTKPRLGTCHKFYMQPFTLANNDAKTLMFFEGCPAHLGCSIKLRGAAEYELARVKEIIMLMVCVAYHSQLEISFLMDEFAMPPSLAQSTSFPCLLEGASAEEEEADGETSGKETNGESQEKTSATEDSGMGGKPEEEGLPSEASSKNGETDVLQNKLNPKSPSSVQEEEAGNTETMTSSPFSSPPAPPLVVSPPFLMEEDQEMTLSDTLVRASEGETREEGIPVKEESLMEDGDGSETPTPRLFRDPLQDDTGMFVAEEVTSSDDRLKSISAVFKQELKDIILCISPFITFKEPFLLMPAGMHCPSRDYFPEQVYLSPLLNKDYKELDGRRKRQLLKDPAPSSLAGGQTNGGAPPRPIDVLPCHSLTSTRIIEQLNSCQDLAKMVADYRAKGGRIRQREANDIFGAAGAAAPFNGQSRAAEAPVKAPVKADSEEEKPSKLNDMSWAPKLDCLNPVNHQRLCVLFSSSSAQSNNAPNPCVSPWIVTMEFYGKNDLSLGVFLERYCFRPSYQCPSMFCETPMVHHIRRFVHGSGCVQIVLKELDSPVPGYQHTILNYSWCRICKQVTPVVPLSNDSWSMSFAKYLELRFYGHQYTRRANAEPCGHSIHKDYHQYFSYNQMVASFSYTSVRLLEICLPRPKIFIRNLGPSKTILQQDLKDFCQKVTQVYLAIDDRLTSLKTDTFSKTREEKMEDLFAQKDMEEAELRSWIEKLQARLQACGVDSPQQLQVVLESLVMKKQGLCEMLQSWNGRLQDLFQQEKGRKRLSVPPSPGRHRQTNADDSKSALDSSPRNPSPVVQNGEKEDRHLSAMTSASSSSLLPSPGEPGAEPVTPGPSFSEQDSVSLPEDVFDGHLLGSTDSQVKEKSTMKAILANFLPGNSYNPIPFPFDPDKHYLMYEHERVPIAVCEKEPSSIIAFALSCKEYKTALDDLSKVSNSGGDETPQSVSSTESRAKSSPARPSESASSQQSRSSMDTDPLKDADLADKQKKQTLNPHIELQFSDANAKFYCRIYYAEEFHKMREEIMESSEEDFVRSLSHCVNWQARGGKSGAVFYATEDDRFILKQMPRLEVQSFLDFAPHYFTYITGAVQQKRPTALAKILGVYRIGYKNSQNNTEKKLDLLVMENLFYGRKMAQVFDLKGSLRNRNVKTDSGKESCEVVLLDENLLKLIHDNPLYIRSHCKAILRAAIHSDAYFLSSHLIIDYSLLVGRDDATDQLVVGIIDYIRTFTWDKRLEMVVKSTGILGGQGKMPTVVSPELYRTRFCEAMDKYFLMVPDHWTGLGINC; from the exons ATGTTCCCGATATTTACACG CAGGAGTAGCAGCAACATGGCTGCTGATGACAAGTCGTCGTCCTCATCCTCAACGGACTGGAGCGTCGAGCCGCCTGTCATCTCGCCCACCAGCCCCTCCCACCTGACCCACTTCAAACCACTGACTCCGGAGCAGGATGAGCCTCCTCTCCGCTCCGCATACAGCTCGTTTGTCAATCTGTTTCGTTTCAACAACAAAG aggaggGGCGTCCCCCCTCAGCAGCAGGTTCAGATAAGCCAGATGTGCCGCCCCCCTCTCCTCAGTCAGAGGGGAGGAGCTGGTCGTCCAGTCCTTCCCACTCCCTCTACGGCTCGAGGACGCGCCGGAAACAACATCCTGAACACCTCCGACGTACCTCCACTGCCTCCg ACGGCAGCAGGAAGTCGGATACGCCTCTAAGCAATCATGACCCTCGCACAGCTGTGCAACTTCGGACTGCACTGAAGAGGCTGAAGGAAATCATGGAGGGAAAGAGCCAG GACAGCGATTTGAAGCAGTACTGGATGCCTGATAGCCAGTGTAAAGAGTGCTACGACTGCAATGAGAAGTTCACCACCTTCCGCCGCCGACACCACTGTCGACTGTGCGGTCAGATCTTCTGCAGCCGCTGCTGCAACCAGGAAATCCCCGGAAAGTTCATGGGCTACACGG GAGATCTGCGTGCCTGCACGTACTGTCGTAAAATAGCGCTTAGCTACGCTCACTCAGCCGACTCGGGCTCCATCGGGGAGGACCTGAGCGCCCTGTCGGACTCcccctgctctgtgtgtgtgttggagccCAGCGAGCCTCGGACACCTGTGGGTGGGCGCAAGGCCAGCAGGAACATATTCCTGGAGGAAGACCAGACCTGGcagag TATGATTCACCAGGAGCCTCAGAGCAGCGGCCTCGCTTCCAGACTTACAACTCTGCAGGAAGACGTCGGCAAATCGCCCGCAAGGAAGAG ATCCGCCAGTGTGACCACCCTGTCGCTGGACCGCTCCGGATCCTCCATGGTTCCCTCCTACGACAGCTCAGTGAGTCCGCCGACCAGCCGGGCCATGTCGGGCACCAAGAGCGGCGCCAAGCTGGACCAcagcgaggaggagaggaagatccTGCTG GACTCCTCCCAGCTGAAAGACCTGTGGAAGAAAATCTGCAACAACAGCACAGGGATGGAGTTCCAGGACCACAGGTACTGGCTGAGGACCTACCCCAACTGCATTGTGGGAAAGGAGCTGGTCAACTGGCTGCTGAGGAACGGCACCATCTCCACCAG GGCCCAGGCGATCGCCATCGGTCAGGCGTTGGTGGACGGTCGCTGGCTGGACTGTGTCACCCACCACGACCAGCTGTTCAGGGACGAGTACGCTCTCTACCGCCCCCTCCAG AGTACAGAGTTCTCAGAAACGCCGTCTCCAGATAGCGATAGCGTCAACTCCTTGGAGGGACATTCAGAGCCGTCCTGGTTCAAGGACATCAAGTTTGATGACAGTGACACTGAGCAGCTTGCAGATGAGGCCGAGTACAACATGCCTA ACTCTGCCAGCCCCAGCAAGAGGACGTCCGTCAGCAGCTTCCAGTCCGTGGTCGACAGCGACTCGGCCGCTTCCATCAACCTCAACATGGAGCAAAACAATGTCAACTTCCACATCAAGAAACAGTCCAAGTATCCGCACGTGCCTCCTGCCGCTGAGCAGAAAG CTGAGTTTCTTGTGTCTGAGGATGGAGGTCAGAACATTGTCATAAGTGACGCCTTCATCAAAG AGTCTCTGTTCAACCGGCGCGTGGAGGAAAAGGCCAAAGAGATGCTGTTCACGCCGCTGGGTTGGCACCACAGCTCTCTGGACCAGCTCAGAGAGGAGAACGGAGAGAAGAAGGCCATGGAGAGGCTGCT CTCGGCCAACCACAGCCACATGATggcgctgctgcagcagctgctctacagcgagtctctgtctctgtcctggaGGGACATCATCGTCCCCGTGGTCCGACAGGTGGTCCAGACCGTGCGGCCCGACGTCCGCAACTGCGACGACGACATGGACATCCGACAGCTGGTCCACATCAAGAAG ATCCCCGGGGGCAGGAAGTTTGACTCAGCTGTGGTAAACGGCTTCGTATGCACCAAAAACATCGCCCACAAGAAG ATGAACCCGTACATCAAGAACCCCAAGATTCTGCTGCTGAAGTGCTCCATAGAGTATCTGTACAGAGAGGAGACCAAGTTCACCTGCATCGACCCCATCGTGCTGCAG GAACGAGAGTTTTTGAAGAACTACGTCCAGCGCATCGTCGACGTCCGTCCCACCCTGGTGCTGGTGGAGAAGACGGTGTCCCGCATCGCTCAGGACATGCTGCTGGAGCACGGCATCACACTGGTCATCAACGTCAAACCG CAAGTCCTGGACCGAGTGAGTCGCATGACGCAGGGAGACCTGGTCATGTCCATGGATCAGCTCCTCACCAAACCTCGACTGGGGACCTGCCACAAGTTCTACATGCAGCCGTTCACCCTGGCCAACA ACGATGCGAAGACTCTGATGTTCTTCGAGGGCTGTCCCGCTCACCTCGGCTGCTCCATCAAGCTGCGTGGCGCCGCGGAGTACGAGCTGGCCCGGGTCAAGGAGATCATCATGCTCATGGTGTGCGTGGCCTACCACTCCCAGCTGGAGATCTCTTTCCTCATGGACGAGTTCGCCATGCCGCCCAGTTTGGCCCAGAGCACCTCGTTCCCCTGCCTGCTGGAGGGCGCCTctgcggaggaggaggaggccgatGGAGAGACGAGCGGGAAGGAGACAAACGGAGAGAGCCAGGAGAAAACCTCGGCGACCGAAGACTCAGGAATGGGAGGAAAACCCGAGGAGGAAGGGCTTCCCTCCGAGGCTTCATCCAAAAACGGAGAGACAGACGTTCTTCAAAACAAACTCAACCCAAAATCACCCTCCTCTGTtcaagaggaggaggctgggaaCACGGAGACAATGACCTCCTCGCCATTTTCCAGTCCACCGGCTCCGCCTCTGGTTGTCTCTCCTCCATTTCTCATGGAAGAAGACCAGGAGATGACGCTGTCGGACACGCTCGTCCGGGCGTCCGAGGGGGAGACGAGGGAGGAGGGAATCCCAGTGAAGGAGGAGTCGCTCATGGAGGACGGGGACGGTTCAGAGACCCCTACCCCCAGGTTGTTTCGAGACCCTCTGCAGGACGACACAGGGATGTTTGTGGCCGAGGAGGTGACGTCATCTGATGACCGCCTCAAGTCCATCTCCGCTGTCTTCAAGCAGGAGCTGAAGGACATCATCCTGTGCATTTCCCCCTTCATCACATTTAAAGAGCCGTTCCTCCTCATGCCCGCGGGCATGCACTGCCCCAGCAGGGATTACTTCCCTGAGCAG GTCTACCTGTCTCCTCTCCTAAACAAAGACTACAAGGAACTGGATGGGCGCAGAAAGAGGCAGCTCCTCAAAgaccccgccccctcctccctgGCCGGAGGTCAGACCAATGGCGGTGCGCCGCCCAGGCCCATCGACGTCCTGCCCTGCCACAGTCTCACCAGCACCCGCATCATAGAGCAGCTCAACAGCTGCCAGGATCTGGCCAAAATGGTGGCAGACTACAGAGCGAAGGGAGGTCGCATCCGGCAGAGGGAAGCCAACGACATCTTCGGCGCTGCCGGTGCCGCGGCTCCTTTCAACGGCCAGAGCCGAGCTGCGGAGGCACCGGTCAAAGCACCGGTGAAGGCCGACAGTGAAGAGGAGAAGCCAAGTAAACTGAACGACATGAGCTGGGCCCCCAAG CTGGACTGTTTGAACCCTGTCAACCACCAGAGACTGTGTGTGCTCTTCAGCAGTTCCTCCGCTCAGTCCAACAACGCACCCAACCCCTGCGTCAGCCCCTG GATTGTCACGATGGAGTTCTACGGCAAGAACGACCTTTCTCTTGGCGTGTTCTTGGAGCGATACTGTTTTAG GCCGTCTTATCAGTGCCCCAGCATGTTCTGTGAGACTCCCATGGTGCACCACATCCGGCGGTTCGTGCACGGCAGCGGCTGCGTGCAGATCGTGCTGAAGGAGCTGGACTCCCCCGTGCCCGGTTACCAACACACCATTCTCAACTACTCCTGGTGCCGCATCTGCAAACAG GTGACACCGGTTGTTCCTCTGTCCAACGACTCCTGGTCCATGTCTTTCGCCAAATACCTGGAGCTTCGCTTCTACGGCCACCAGTACACCAGACGGGCGAACGCGGAGCCGTGCGGCCACTCCATCCACAAAGACTACCACCAATACTTCTCATACAACCAGATGGTGGCCTCCTTCAG CTACACTTCAGTGAGGCTGTTGGAGATTTGTCTTCCTCGTCCCAAGATCTTCATCAGGAACCTGGGACCTTCCAAAACCATCCTGCAGCAGGACCTGAAGGACTTCTGTCAGAA AGTGACTCAGGTGTACTTGGCCATAGATGACCGTCTCACCTCCCTCAAGACCGACACCTTCAGTAAGACAcgagaggaaaagatggaggacCTCTTCGCTCAGAAAGAC atggaGGAGGCGGAGCTGCGGAGCTGGATCGAGAAGCTCCAAGCCCGACTGCAGGCCTGCGGAGTGGACTCTccccagcagctgcaggtcgTTCTGGAGTCGCTGGTGATGAAGAAACAGGGTCTGTGTGAGATGCTTCAGTCTTGGAACGGAAG GCTGCAGGACTTGTTCCAGCAGGAGAAAGGCAGGAAGCGTCTGTCCGTCCCCCCCAGCCCAGGCAGGCACAGACAAACCAACGCAGACGACAGCAAG AGCGCCCTGGATTCCTCCCCCCGTAACCCGTCTCCTGTGGTGCAGAATGGTGAAAAAG aGGACCGTCACCTCAGCGCGATGACTTCAGCCTCGTCCTCCTCGCTGCTGCCGTCGCCGGGAGAACCCGGAGCTGAGCCGGTCACGCCCGGTCCCTCCTTCTCTGAGCAGGACTCCGTCAGCCTCCCAGAAG ACGTGTTCGACGGACACCTGCTGGGCTCCACTGACAGCCAGGTGAAGGAGAAATCCACCATGAAGGCCATCCTCGCCAACTTTCTGCCCGGCAACAGCTACAACCCCATCCCCTTCCCATT TGACCCGGACAAACACTACCTGATGTACGAACACGAGCGAGTGCCCATCgcagtgtgtgagaaagagcCGAGCTCCATCATAGCCTTCGCTCTCAG CTGTAAGGAATATAAAACAGCTCTGGATGATCTGTCCAAGGTATCGAACTCAGGAGGGGATGAGACTCCACAGTCCGTCAG TAGTACGGAGAGTCGTGCTAAGAGCAGCCCTGCCAGGCCCAGCGAGTCGGCCTCCTCCCAGCAGAGCCGCAGCAGCATGGACACCGATCCCCTCA AAGATGCAGACCTGGCcgacaaacagaagaaacagacCTTGAATCCGCACATCGAGCTGC AGTTCTCCGATGCCAACGCCAAGTTTTACTGCCGGATCTACTACGCCGAGGAGTTCCACAAGATGCGCGAGGAGATCATGGAGAGCAGCGAGGAGGACTTCGTCCGCTCGCTGTCCCACTGCGTCAACTGGCAGGCTCGCGGCGGAAAGTCCGGAGCTGTTTTCTACGCCACAGAAG ATGACCGGTTCATCCTGAAGCAGATGCCCAGACTGGAGGTCCAGTCCTTCCTGGACTTCGCACCTCACTACTTCACCTACATAACTGGAGCTGTGCAGCAGAAA CGGCCGACCGCGCTGGCAAAGATCCTGGGCGTTTACCGGATCGGCTACAAGAACTCCCAGAACAACACGGAGAAGAAACTGGACCTGCTGGTGATGGAGAATCTCTTCTATGGACGCAAGATGGCTCAG GTGTTTGACCTCAAAGGGTCGCTGAGGAACCGAAACGTGAAGACGGACTCGGGGAAGGAAAGCTGCGAGGTGGTTCTGCTGGATGAAAACCTCCTGAAGCTGATCCACGACAACCCGCTGTACATCCGCTCGCACTGCAAAGCCATCCTGCGAGCCGCCATACACAGCGACGCCTACTTCCTGTCCAGCCACCTCATCATCGACTACTCCCTGCTGGTGGGGCGGGACGATGCCACCGATCAGCTGGTGGTCGGGATCATAG ATTATATCAGGACGTTCACCTGGGACAAGAGGCTGGAAATGGTCGTCAAATCCACTGGAATTCTGGGAGGTCAAG GGAAGATGCCCACCGTCGTCTCTCCGGAGCTGTACCGAACTCGTTTCTGTGAGGCCATGGACAAATACTTCCTGATGGTACCGGACCACTGGACCGGCCTGGGCATCAACTGCTGA